Proteins from a single region of Phycisphaerae bacterium:
- a CDS encoding terpene cyclase/mutase family protein, protein MRRFLIAGSLIVVLLGSVAIVRADTTSPGSQPAGQVVSKEALRQKAMPAIDRAIRYQLSKQTESGGWEIVPGVADPAVTAMVAQCLIQHPDYGPKHPVVEKAMGFVLSFQQPDGGIYSTQIGYRNYTTSVVLMALSSMKSPAVSDYIAGARKYLKDNQWTEGKCDTEGRPITPDHPWYGGAGYGQSRRPDLSNTQMMLEALHQSGLPPTDPAYQKAIQFVLRCQMSERSNDQPFAKGADDGGFIYTPANGGESKAGTIMVKGRPRLRSYGSMTYAGFKSMLYANVDRDDPRVKAAWDWIRRNYTLTSNPNMPGEKSKEGLFYFYHVFAKALEAWGEPVLIDSANVAHDWRADLVDQLVGAQRPDGSWVNEADRWHEDNPSLVTAYAVLAMQTVIR, encoded by the coding sequence ATGAGGCGGTTTTTGATTGCAGGCAGCTTGATCGTTGTCCTTTTGGGGTCGGTGGCGATTGTGCGGGCGGATACGACCTCGCCGGGCAGTCAGCCTGCGGGGCAGGTGGTTTCCAAGGAGGCGTTGCGGCAGAAGGCCATGCCGGCCATTGACCGGGCCATCAGGTACCAGTTGAGCAAACAGACGGAGAGCGGGGGCTGGGAGATCGTGCCGGGCGTGGCGGATCCGGCGGTGACCGCAATGGTGGCCCAGTGCCTGATCCAGCATCCGGATTACGGGCCGAAGCACCCGGTGGTCGAGAAAGCGATGGGATTTGTGCTTTCTTTCCAGCAACCGGACGGGGGAATCTACAGCACGCAGATCGGCTATCGCAATTACACCACCAGCGTGGTGCTGATGGCGTTGTCTTCGATGAAGAGTCCGGCCGTGAGCGATTACATAGCGGGGGCCAGGAAGTATCTCAAAGACAATCAGTGGACCGAGGGGAAGTGCGATACTGAGGGCAGGCCGATCACGCCGGATCATCCCTGGTACGGTGGGGCGGGCTACGGCCAGAGCCGGCGTCCGGACCTGTCGAACACTCAGATGATGCTTGAGGCCCTGCACCAGAGCGGCTTGCCGCCGACGGACCCAGCGTATCAGAAGGCCATCCAGTTCGTGCTCCGCTGCCAGATGTCCGAGCGGAGCAACGATCAGCCCTTTGCCAAGGGAGCTGACGACGGGGGCTTTATATACACTCCGGCCAACGGTGGGGAAAGCAAGGCGGGTACGATCATGGTCAAAGGCCGGCCGCGGCTGCGATCCTACGGATCAATGACCTACGCGGGATTCAAGAGCATGCTCTATGCGAACGTTGATCGCGACGACCCGAGGGTAAAGGCCGCCTGGGATTGGATCCGGCGCAATTACACCCTGACGAGCAATCCCAATATGCCGGGGGAGAAGTCGAAGGAGGGACTATTCTATTTCTACCATGTTTTTGCCAAGGCGCTTGAGGCGTGGGGCGAGCCGGTGCTGATTGATTCCGCCAACGTGGCTCACGACTGGCGAGCCGACCTAGTCGACCAGTTGGTCGGCGCGCAGAGGCCCGATGGGAGTTGGGTCAACGAGGCCGACCGCTGGCACGAAGACAATCCGTCGTTGGTGACGGCGTATGCGGTTTTGGCGATGCAGACGGTGATCCGATAG
- a CDS encoding alpha/beta hydrolase family protein, whose product MPQDTYSRRRFIETTLAASGFTQVAVRLSQAAQTAQTPPATGPAAGPVYDDQQHTSDLFKNTPRRHAFRAHTLDEFRQWQSSFRQRLRELLGIAAMEREVPFEHRAEQVERVAKDGYTQEKWYLWTEPGVPLPIWVLIPEKPAAGPHPLVLTPHGHNVPEIYLGVADGDADRKSIAEGQRDIAVQAVREGYLCIHPTARGFGETMRPEDRKSRKVHSCRTGLMHAILFGRTMIGYRVWDISRIIDWATRRFEIDSRRIAITGNSGGGTTSLFAPACDQRISVAVPSCYFCTFEASIGSIHHCECNYVPGLLREGEMYDVAGLIAPRWFRAIAGKDDAIFPIAAVHEAFHRLRNIYRVAQAEDHCSLYVGDGPHRYYSDGAWPFIRNAFAQLSKTG is encoded by the coding sequence ATGCCACAAGATACATACAGCCGACGCAGATTCATTGAGACGACCCTGGCCGCGAGCGGGTTTACGCAAGTAGCAGTCCGACTCTCTCAGGCGGCTCAAACCGCCCAGACACCGCCCGCAACCGGCCCCGCCGCAGGTCCGGTTTACGACGACCAACAGCACACCAGCGATCTCTTTAAAAACACCCCCCGCCGACACGCATTTCGAGCCCACACGCTCGACGAGTTTCGCCAATGGCAGTCTTCGTTCAGACAACGACTCCGCGAACTCCTCGGCATCGCCGCCATGGAACGCGAAGTGCCCTTCGAACACCGCGCCGAACAAGTCGAGCGCGTCGCAAAGGACGGCTATACCCAGGAAAAATGGTACCTGTGGACCGAGCCCGGCGTCCCGCTGCCCATCTGGGTGCTGATTCCGGAAAAGCCCGCCGCCGGACCGCACCCTCTGGTCCTGACACCCCACGGCCACAACGTGCCGGAGATCTACCTGGGTGTTGCCGACGGCGACGCCGACCGCAAATCCATTGCCGAAGGTCAGCGGGACATCGCCGTTCAGGCCGTGCGCGAGGGGTATCTCTGCATCCATCCGACCGCGCGGGGCTTCGGCGAGACCATGCGCCCCGAGGACCGCAAGAGTCGCAAGGTCCACTCCTGCCGGACCGGCCTGATGCACGCCATCCTCTTCGGCCGGACCATGATCGGCTATCGCGTGTGGGATATCTCACGGATCATCGATTGGGCGACGCGGCGGTTCGAGATCGACTCCCGCCGAATCGCCATCACCGGTAACAGCGGCGGCGGCACGACGAGCCTTTTCGCACCCGCCTGTGACCAACGGATCAGCGTCGCGGTCCCCAGTTGTTACTTCTGCACCTTCGAGGCCTCCATCGGCTCGATTCACCACTGCGAGTGCAACTACGTGCCCGGACTCCTGCGCGAAGGCGAAATGTACGACGTCGCCGGTCTGATAGCGCCCCGGTGGTTCAGAGCCATCGCCGGCAAGGATGACGCCATCTTCCCCATCGCCGCGGTCCACGAGGCCTTTCATCGCCTCAGAAATATCTATCGCGTGGCCCAAGCCGAGGATCACTGCAGCCTCTACGTCGGCGACGGCCCCCATCGATACTACAGCGACGGCGCATGGCCCTTCATCCGAAACGCCTTCGCGCAGCTCAGCAAGACGGGTTGA
- a CDS encoding DUF1015 domain-containing protein, with translation MPEIAPFRALRYDTKRFSTDVSKLVAPPYDVLEAEDKAELLARSDKNIVAVDLPYVPPSKAGPDAVYAQAADLLNRWKSDGTLVRDDQPALYIYHQAYEYAGRAYTRKKFFARMRIEAFGKGTVFPHEQTFGGPKEDRFKLMRATQCQLSPVFGLYSDPENVISKLLDPGSRPPDMTADMQGVDNRLWMLQDPAAIDAVCKAFSGRAVYIADGHHRYGTALNYRDTLIEEEGELPNDHPARFVLVGLCAMEDPGCIILPTHRTVSGFGYLTVDDILDVLRTGLALQEVAVPPTDAETLLKPDSPCDVVLYVPRGERVFSGTFLHRDVLAQLAPDRSEAWHRLDLAYLHRYLIEELITGRAMGGSEPTVRYFKVTQAAIEDARQTGGIAFITKACTMHELRAVSHAGDLMPQKSTFFYPKLATGLVINPLA, from the coding sequence GTGCCGGAGATCGCCCCGTTTCGCGCCCTGCGTTACGACACCAAGCGCTTTTCCACCGATGTCTCGAAACTCGTCGCCCCTCCGTATGACGTGCTCGAGGCCGAAGACAAAGCTGAGTTGCTCGCCCGGTCCGACAAGAACATCGTCGCCGTCGACCTGCCCTACGTGCCGCCCAGTAAGGCCGGTCCCGACGCCGTGTACGCCCAGGCGGCCGACCTGCTCAACCGCTGGAAGAGTGACGGCACGCTCGTCCGGGACGACCAACCCGCGCTTTACATCTACCATCAGGCATACGAATACGCCGGACGCGCCTACACGCGCAAGAAGTTCTTCGCCCGAATGCGCATCGAAGCCTTCGGTAAAGGCACCGTCTTCCCGCACGAACAGACCTTCGGCGGCCCCAAGGAGGACCGCTTCAAGCTTATGCGGGCGACCCAATGCCAGTTGTCGCCGGTCTTCGGCCTCTACAGCGACCCGGAAAACGTCATCAGCAAACTGCTGGACCCCGGCAGCCGTCCCCCGGACATGACCGCCGACATGCAGGGAGTCGACAATCGCCTTTGGATGCTGCAAGACCCCGCAGCGATCGACGCGGTCTGCAAGGCATTCTCCGGCCGGGCAGTCTACATCGCCGATGGCCATCACCGTTACGGCACCGCCCTGAACTATCGCGACACCCTCATCGAGGAAGAGGGCGAGCTGCCCAACGACCATCCCGCCCGCTTCGTTCTTGTCGGACTTTGCGCCATGGAGGATCCCGGTTGCATCATCCTTCCAACTCATCGCACCGTCAGCGGCTTCGGCTACCTGACGGTCGATGACATCCTCGATGTGCTGCGGACCGGCCTGGCGCTCCAGGAGGTTGCAGTACCTCCAACCGACGCCGAGACCCTGCTCAAGCCCGATTCCCCCTGCGATGTGGTCCTCTATGTCCCCCGCGGCGAGCGGGTTTTCAGCGGAACATTCTTACATCGTGATGTCCTGGCGCAGTTGGCGCCCGATCGGAGCGAGGCTTGGCACAGACTGGATCTGGCTTACCTGCATCGCTATTTGATTGAGGAACTGATCACCGGCCGGGCCATGGGTGGCTCCGAGCCGACGGTCCGTTACTTTAAGGTGACACAGGCTGCTATCGAAGACGCACGCCAGACCGGCGGGATCGCCTTCATTACCAAGGCCTGCACCATGCATGAACTGCGAGCCGTCAGCCACGCCGGCGACCTGATGCCTCAGAAAAGCACGTTCTTCTATCCCAAGTTGGCCACGGGGTTGGTCATCAATCCCCTGGCGTAG
- the rsmG gene encoding 16S rRNA (guanine(527)-N(7))-methyltransferase RsmG, producing MLRMEPSELMSGTPERQAFDDALMRACGAIGVSPSKEQRARMFEHFRRVIETNRHFNLTRITSPADAAAKHYADSLVLLATAWVQPEQPTHVLDVGTGAGFPAVPLAIMCPRWQITAVDGTGKKARFVAETATVLGLANLRAIHSRGEDLARKGGGPFDVIVVRAVGKIAEVLHGLRALINPGTSLVFYKTDKMEPAELSDGICQAGRLGLLPAEPFGIELPSPDGVMCRRLIRFGP from the coding sequence ATGCTGCGTATGGAGCCAAGCGAGCTGATGAGCGGGACGCCCGAACGGCAGGCCTTTGATGATGCGCTGATGCGGGCTTGTGGGGCCATTGGCGTGTCGCCGAGCAAGGAGCAGCGTGCGCGGATGTTTGAGCATTTCCGGCGGGTGATCGAGACGAACCGGCATTTCAACCTGACACGGATCACGTCGCCGGCCGATGCGGCGGCCAAGCATTACGCCGATTCGCTGGTATTGCTCGCGACCGCTTGGGTTCAACCCGAGCAGCCGACTCACGTTCTGGATGTGGGCACGGGTGCCGGTTTCCCGGCCGTGCCGTTGGCGATCATGTGTCCTCGGTGGCAGATTACAGCGGTGGACGGGACAGGTAAGAAGGCCCGTTTTGTCGCAGAGACGGCGACGGTTCTGGGACTGGCCAATTTGCGGGCGATTCACAGTCGGGGCGAAGATCTGGCCCGAAAGGGGGGCGGACCATTCGACGTGATCGTGGTTCGCGCGGTGGGCAAGATTGCCGAGGTGCTTCATGGACTGCGAGCGCTCATCAATCCCGGGACGTCGTTGGTCTTCTACAAAACCGACAAGATGGAGCCTGCTGAGTTATCCGATGGAATTTGCCAGGCCGGGCGGCTGGGCCTGTTGCCGGCCGAGCCGTTCGGGATCGAGCTACCCTCGCCCGACGGCGTGATGTGCCGGCGGTTGATCAGGTTCGGGCCATGA
- a CDS encoding phosphoribosyltransferase family protein, whose product MARVGPYNGILRQMVTKYKFGRNQHLDRPLARLIKSAIEGRGWNREIDALVPVPTTWYNRLRYRFRPAAQLARATGRELHIPVLPLIRVIGKKYNQMDLPASLRPGNVRGVFKLHPRARPAGARLCIIDDVCTTGATINEIARVLKKAGAAAVYAAVVAKTEADQPIA is encoded by the coding sequence ATGGCTCGTGTCGGACCCTACAATGGAATCCTCCGTCAGATGGTGACCAAGTACAAGTTCGGCCGTAATCAGCACCTCGATCGGCCTTTGGCCAGGCTCATCAAGTCGGCCATCGAAGGCCGCGGCTGGAACCGGGAGATCGATGCCCTCGTGCCCGTACCCACGACGTGGTACAATCGGCTTCGGTATCGCTTCCGCCCTGCGGCACAGCTCGCACGAGCCACGGGCCGCGAACTGCATATCCCGGTCCTTCCCCTCATCCGCGTGATCGGAAAGAAATACAACCAGATGGATCTGCCCGCCTCGCTGCGACCTGGAAACGTTCGCGGCGTGTTCAAGCTTCATCCGCGGGCACGACCGGCCGGTGCTCGACTCTGTATCATCGACGACGTCTGCACAACCGGAGCTACCATCAATGAGATCGCCCGCGTCCTCAAGAAGGCCGGCGCGGCGGCTGTCTATGCGGCGGTGGTGGCGAAAACCGAGGCGGATCAACCGATCGCGTAG
- a CDS encoding class I SAM-dependent methyltransferase — MSPAYRSEIERALRLRRRLLEDDSLEAVRILNGAADGVPGLVMEKLGPVLMAQLHEQRLAMGEDAARAIAEQLCRRLGATAVYRKWFVRERGRLDRRIAAAHTNPEPWFGQRAADEYAVWEHGLQFLVRPYDGFAYGLFLDHRDNRKRVRELSAGRRVLNLFAYTCGFSVAAAVGGATQVASVDAHKRYLEWGKRNFEINGVALGPHRFFCSDIFDFYKRARRQGLRYDLIILDPPTFSRQRQPRRVFVLEEQLEALCTGAIELLERDGLLLLATNDRGLSRQRLEQAVQKAAGSRRCEIIERPGLPIDFAGDPDYSKTIIGRVG, encoded by the coding sequence ATGAGCCCGGCGTACAGAAGCGAGATCGAGCGAGCGCTCAGACTGCGACGGCGGTTGCTGGAGGACGATTCCCTGGAAGCGGTACGGATCCTCAATGGTGCAGCGGATGGCGTGCCCGGACTGGTCATGGAGAAGCTGGGGCCGGTGCTGATGGCCCAGTTGCACGAGCAGCGGCTTGCCATGGGCGAGGACGCGGCACGAGCGATCGCCGAGCAATTATGTCGGCGGCTGGGGGCGACGGCTGTGTATCGCAAGTGGTTCGTGCGCGAGCGGGGGCGTCTTGATCGGAGAATTGCGGCGGCTCACACGAACCCGGAGCCGTGGTTCGGGCAGCGGGCTGCCGATGAGTATGCCGTTTGGGAGCATGGGCTGCAGTTCCTAGTCCGGCCTTATGACGGCTTTGCCTATGGGTTATTTCTGGACCATCGCGACAACCGGAAGCGGGTGCGCGAGCTTTCAGCGGGTCGGCGTGTTCTCAATCTGTTCGCGTACACATGCGGCTTTTCGGTGGCTGCGGCCGTCGGAGGGGCGACCCAGGTGGCGAGCGTGGACGCTCACAAGCGATACCTCGAGTGGGGCAAGAGAAACTTCGAGATCAACGGGGTGGCTCTTGGGCCTCATCGATTCTTTTGCAGCGACATTTTTGACTTCTATAAGCGGGCCCGCCGGCAGGGGCTGCGATATGATCTGATCATCCTTGATCCGCCTACATTCTCCCGGCAGCGACAGCCACGCCGTGTGTTCGTGCTCGAAGAGCAGCTTGAAGCCCTGTGTACGGGGGCGATTGAACTGTTGGAGCGGGACGGCCTGCTGCTGTTAGCCACCAACGATCGCGGGCTCAGCAGACAGCGACTGGAGCAGGCAGTTCAGAAGGCGGCCGGGAGCCGGAGATGCGAGATTATTGAACGGCCCGGACTTCCGATCGATTTTGCGGGCGATCCGGACTACTCGAAGACGATCATTGGCCGGGTGGGTTAG
- a CDS encoding DUF362 domain-containing protein has translation MMIHSHHDSRRQFLRQVGRAALGGMALGFLPRPLSAQSRPTQTSRVALTTGESRGDNIHRALRLMEPQIRETLARKKRVLLKPNIVSTGRQLAATHADCLEAVLDFLSAFHKDEFIIADSSASGSSHEGFSNYGYDRLARKHKVRFLDFDDEPSTIVYVSDHRFHPQAVRMSDLLLNPETYIVSAAILKTHDRAVVTLSLKNVVVGAAKKDKTFRWGVPDSGSNDKMIIHGGPANEAINLNLFQLARRLHPDLSVLDGFQGMEHNGPVGGTPVDHKVAVVSTDWLAADRVATELMGFDFNKVGYLSFAAKAGLGEGDLSRIEILGEKVTDHVRHYRPHDRVEEQYKWMTRS, from the coding sequence ATGATGATCCATTCACATCACGACAGCCGTCGCCAATTCCTTCGCCAGGTGGGCCGCGCCGCGCTTGGCGGCATGGCCCTCGGCTTCCTGCCGCGCCCCCTCTCAGCACAGTCTCGCCCGACCCAAACAAGCCGCGTCGCCCTGACAACGGGCGAAAGCCGAGGCGACAACATCCACCGTGCCCTCAGGCTGATGGAGCCCCAGATCCGCGAGACGCTCGCCCGCAAGAAGCGCGTCCTGCTCAAACCAAACATCGTATCGACCGGTAGACAACTGGCCGCAACCCACGCGGACTGTCTCGAGGCCGTTCTCGATTTCCTCTCCGCTTTTCACAAGGATGAGTTCATCATCGCTGACTCCTCCGCCTCGGGATCCTCGCATGAAGGCTTCTCGAACTACGGCTACGACCGGCTGGCACGCAAGCACAAGGTCCGCTTCCTGGACTTCGACGATGAGCCTTCGACGATCGTCTACGTGTCCGATCATCGTTTTCATCCCCAGGCCGTCCGCATGTCCGATCTGCTTCTGAATCCCGAGACCTACATCGTCTCGGCGGCAATCCTCAAGACCCATGACCGGGCCGTCGTCACCTTGTCACTCAAAAACGTCGTCGTCGGGGCCGCCAAGAAAGACAAGACCTTTCGGTGGGGTGTGCCCGACAGCGGTTCGAACGACAAGATGATTATCCACGGCGGGCCGGCCAACGAAGCCATCAACCTTAACCTCTTCCAACTTGCCCGGCGCTTGCACCCCGACCTGTCGGTCCTCGACGGCTTCCAGGGCATGGAACACAACGGCCCGGTCGGCGGCACGCCCGTCGATCATAAAGTGGCCGTCGTCAGCACTGACTGGTTGGCGGCCGACCGCGTCGCTACCGAACTGATGGGGTTCGACTTTAACAAAGTCGGCTATCTCTCATTCGCCGCCAAGGCTGGTCTCGGCGAGGGCGATCTGTCGCGCATAGAGATCCTCGGCGAAAAAGTGACCGACCATGTCCGGCACTATCGCCCTCACGACCGCGTCGAAGAGCAGTACAAGTGGATGACCCGCTCCTAA
- a CDS encoding AAA family ATPase has protein sequence MTDREQLELLIHAGHPLISVVTGEEESAVNLVREVAFDMARDLAGLGLWQWSVASGLRDGLVDAGKRVTTTENAAVALAQLTQLPGRYICVMLDLGPHLSDAKTLRYFREAVCHCRQTGSHMVLIDYADQLPSVVAMEAARFEVSLPSETELDCIIREVVRRLHRREPIEVDLTRRQLQTIIRNLRGLTRRQAERIITEVVLEDHRLDASDINGILAAKRRTLDSGRLLEYVEAPVDLSEIGGLRRLKHWLKLRQQAMSDEAAKFGITAPRGVLMLGVQGAGKSLCAKAIATAWQRPLMRMDVGALYDKYIGESERRLRDALKQAESMAPIILWIDEIEKAFASAASRSTDGGLSQRMFGSLLTWMQEHRAPVFLVATANDIEALPPELLRKGRFDEIFFVDLPEASTRREIFAIHLRKRGRDPEKFDLDKLAERSEGFSGAEIEQAVVSGLHHAFAEGAALDTDRLLQALEQSPPLSVTMAESVQALRQWAKGRCMPAD, from the coding sequence ATGACCGACCGCGAACAATTGGAGCTGCTAATCCACGCGGGGCACCCATTGATTTCGGTGGTGACCGGCGAGGAGGAATCTGCTGTCAACCTGGTTCGTGAAGTGGCCTTCGACATGGCCCGGGACCTAGCGGGGCTGGGCTTGTGGCAGTGGTCGGTCGCCTCGGGATTGCGGGATGGCCTGGTCGACGCGGGCAAGCGTGTGACTACCACGGAGAACGCGGCGGTCGCCCTTGCGCAGCTCACTCAGCTTCCTGGACGCTACATCTGCGTGATGCTTGATCTTGGTCCGCACCTATCCGACGCGAAGACGCTGCGGTACTTCCGCGAAGCAGTCTGTCATTGCCGTCAGACCGGCAGTCACATGGTGCTGATTGACTACGCCGACCAACTGCCTTCGGTTGTAGCGATGGAGGCGGCGCGTTTCGAGGTTTCGCTGCCCAGTGAAACGGAGCTGGATTGCATCATCCGAGAGGTTGTTCGTCGTCTTCACCGTCGGGAGCCGATCGAAGTGGACCTGACGCGCCGCCAGCTCCAGACGATCATCCGCAACCTTCGCGGCCTGACCCGACGGCAGGCCGAGCGAATCATCACCGAGGTCGTCCTGGAGGACCATCGCCTGGATGCTTCGGACATCAACGGCATTCTGGCCGCCAAGCGGCGCACCCTGGACAGCGGGAGACTGCTGGAGTACGTGGAGGCCCCGGTGGACCTGTCCGAGATCGGCGGCCTGCGGCGTCTCAAGCATTGGTTGAAGCTCAGGCAGCAAGCAATGTCGGATGAGGCTGCCAAGTTCGGCATCACTGCCCCGCGGGGCGTTCTGATGCTTGGCGTGCAGGGTGCCGGCAAGAGCCTGTGCGCCAAGGCCATTGCGACGGCCTGGCAGCGGCCCCTCATGCGGATGGATGTCGGTGCCTTGTATGACAAGTACATCGGCGAGTCGGAGCGGCGGCTCCGCGACGCCCTGAAGCAGGCCGAAAGCATGGCCCCGATCATCCTGTGGATTGACGAAATCGAGAAGGCGTTTGCCTCGGCGGCCTCGCGAAGCACGGATGGCGGGTTGTCGCAGCGGATGTTCGGCTCGCTGCTGACCTGGATGCAGGAGCACCGAGCGCCGGTGTTCCTGGTCGCCACGGCCAACGACATCGAGGCCCTGCCGCCGGAGCTCTTGAGAAAGGGGCGATTTGACGAGATCTTCTTCGTTGATCTGCCGGAGGCGTCGACCAGGCGGGAGATCTTTGCCATTCATCTGCGAAAACGCGGCCGCGATCCGGAAAAGTTCGATTTGGACAAGCTGGCCGAGCGGTCGGAAGGATTCAGTGGCGCGGAGATCGAGCAGGCCGTCGTTTCCGGGTTGCATCATGCGTTTGCAGAAGGGGCGGCCTTGGACACAGACCGGCTCTTGCAGGCCTTGGAGCAATCGCCGCCGCTTTCGGTGACGATGGCCGAAAGCGTCCAGGCTCTGCGTCAGTGGGCCAAAGGGCGCTGCATGCCGGCGGATTGA
- a CDS encoding AI-2E family transporter — MTLRLVVLGLLLIGCVLVLRPFISAILWAIVLCISSWPICSRLADLLRGRRGLAAAILTVCIILILLAPFVLIGLSLADDVRALGSGLREFLGLPPLEPPGWVERLPLIGSHAADTWRDLASDSAQLTSRLKPFVEPVTSALLAGSVHFMKGVAELALSIFIAFFLFRDGAVVAQRFVEATEHIVGAQTRELVDVAAKTVRGVVYGILGTALAQSVIAGIGFLIAGIPGAGLLALLTFFLSVVPMGPPLVWVPAAIWLFWKGWLGWGIFMVCWGLLVSSVDNVIKPMIISQGSRMPFVLVLLGVLGGAIAFGFIGVFLGPVLLVVGLRLLDHWNKTRLAQRRMGKSG; from the coding sequence TTGACCTTAAGGCTGGTGGTCCTCGGCCTGCTGCTCATCGGCTGCGTCCTGGTCTTGCGGCCGTTCATCTCCGCGATCCTGTGGGCCATCGTGTTGTGCATCTCGAGTTGGCCGATTTGCTCCCGACTTGCGGACCTTCTTCGCGGTCGTCGCGGCCTGGCCGCCGCGATTCTGACGGTGTGCATCATCCTCATCCTTTTGGCCCCGTTCGTTTTGATCGGGCTTAGCCTGGCCGACGACGTGCGGGCTTTGGGCTCTGGCCTTCGCGAATTCCTGGGGTTACCGCCCCTGGAGCCTCCCGGGTGGGTTGAGCGGCTTCCTCTGATCGGTTCGCATGCGGCCGACACATGGCGAGATCTCGCTTCGGACAGCGCCCAACTTACCTCGCGACTCAAGCCTTTCGTTGAGCCGGTCACTTCGGCGCTGCTCGCCGGCAGCGTGCATTTCATGAAAGGCGTCGCCGAGCTGGCCCTCAGTATCTTCATCGCCTTCTTCCTTTTCCGTGATGGTGCGGTCGTCGCTCAGCGATTCGTCGAAGCCACCGAACACATCGTCGGCGCCCAGACTCGTGAACTAGTCGACGTCGCTGCAAAGACGGTTCGAGGGGTCGTCTACGGCATCCTCGGCACTGCCCTGGCCCAGAGCGTCATCGCGGGTATCGGTTTTCTCATCGCGGGCATTCCCGGTGCCGGGCTGCTCGCGTTGCTGACATTCTTTCTTTCGGTGGTGCCGATGGGTCCCCCACTCGTCTGGGTCCCGGCCGCGATCTGGCTTTTCTGGAAAGGGTGGCTGGGCTGGGGCATCTTTATGGTGTGCTGGGGACTGCTGGTCAGCAGCGTCGACAACGTCATCAAGCCGATGATCATCAGTCAGGGCAGCCGCATGCCCTTCGTGTTGGTCTTATTGGGTGTCCTGGGCGGAGCGATCGCCTTCGGCTTCATCGGCGTCTTTCTCGGCCCCGTCCTCCTGGTTGTCGGCTTGCGGCTTCTCGATCACTGGAATAAGACGCGACTGGCACAGAGGCGGATGGGAAAGTCAGGATGA
- a CDS encoding zinc ribbon domain-containing protein: protein MPTYEYRAADGQKACDYCRERFEIRQSMSEEPLAACPRCGNPVERVISLCAVSTAQSVKSMLSDKNLKSKGFTKLVNEGGGRFRKTT, encoded by the coding sequence ATGCCGACTTACGAGTATCGCGCAGCAGACGGACAAAAGGCTTGCGACTACTGCCGCGAGCGATTCGAAATTCGCCAATCCATGAGCGAGGAGCCGTTAGCTGCCTGCCCAAGGTGCGGCAACCCGGTTGAACGGGTCATCTCGTTGTGTGCGGTCTCGACCGCCCAATCCGTCAAGTCCATGCTCAGCGACAAGAACCTCAAGAGCAAGGGCTTTACCAAGTTGGTCAATGAAGGCGGCGGCCGTTTCCGAAAAACCACATGA